The genomic region GCTTGTCGAAGGGTCTAAAGAACGGGGCGAAACGAGGATTACTATTTGGTCGCCGTTATTGGTTCGACAGGCTCACCACGAACGGCTGAAGGCTACTTTTTTGTCATTCTGAGCCTGCCGAAAGGTAAAAAGACCAGGCTATTTTGCGTATCTGCGGCGCACAATTGAGAGCCCGCCCAAAGCCGGTGTTAGAATCTGAACTTCAATAGTTTCTCCCGCCGGAATTTTTTCAACCCCTTCGGGGATACAAATAAAGCATGTAGCATTGGCGATAGATTGCAGACGGCTGCGGTTGTGGTAAGGGGTAACCATGTACTCGCCGTTGTATACCAGTACGGCGGATTTGAACTCAGCCCAATCCCTATGGCGGCTGATAACATTTTTAGTCAGTTTGGCAAATACCGTCGGCAGAGGGTGACGTTTTTGCCCTTCCATTTTCAATATGCCCGGTAACGCCAGTTGTAAAAAGGCCATTTCGTTACTGGCAGGGCCTCCGGGTAAACAAAATACCGGTTTGTTTTGCCACAAACCGAAAGAAACGCCTTTGCCGGGTCCCATTCGGACATTGCCGAATTTCTTTTGCCAGCCAAGTTCGTCCATTATCCCGATAATTAAATCGCGTTCACTGCCCCACGCCCCGCCGCTGGTCAGAATAACATCCGCGGTCGCAAAGACCTCCTCCAGTTTTTTACGAATTTCCTCTTTATCGTCCTTAACGACTGCTGTTTGGCAGGGGAAAGCGAAAGAGTCAAGCCAAGCGGCGATAGTTACCAAATTGCTGGCATATAACTGGCCGGGATGTAAATGCCCCCCGGGCGCTACAACTTCATCTCCGATTGCAATTACAGTGACTCTGGGCTTACGGTAAACATTAACGGCTGAAATACCGGCTGAGGCGATTAAACCGAGGTCTCCCGGCAGTAAAATGCGTCCGTGCGGCGCTAACTCTTCGCCTTTTTTGATATCTTTTCCCGTAGTCAGAATATTTTGCCCTTTTTTAGCGCCTTTTATAATGCGAACACATTCAGGGGTTATTTCACAAAACTCACCGGCGATAACCGTATCGGCCCCCTGCGGAATGGGAGCCCCCGAGCAGATATTGACTGCATCTTTAGCAAAAACCTCACCGTTAAATGCGTTCCCCGCAAAAGCCGAGCCGATAATATTTAAACAAACCGGCTTTTTTGCGGAAGCGGTTGCAATATCTTCAAACTTTACCGCAAACCCGTCTTTAAGAGAAACGTCGCATGAGGGATTATCTAATTGAGAGTGCAGGTTTTCGGCTAAGATTCGATTATTGCAGAGATCTATCGGCAGTTTTTCGGTTCCGACAGGTTTACAACCGGTCCCGACGATGGCCAAGGCTTTGCCGAATCCGGTGTAAATTTTACCTTCATCGATTTCGGAACAAGACATTTTTTAACCTCACACTAACATAACGGAAACGGCGTAAAACAGCCGTGGTTTTTTGGAAACCAATCTTTAGCGGTTAGGCATAAAAATATAACCGCTAAAAACGATAATACTAAATCGCCGACGCTATTTTGCGAACGGACAAACAGGGAAAATGCACTCATCGCATTCGAGGCACATCCCACCGTGAGATAATTCAACAATATCTTGTCTGGTGATTTTATCTCCGGCAAGCATTCGCGATAACAGGGCATCGATAATGGTCGTCCTTTTAAAGATAACCGCACCGGGGGCACCGATGATGGGAATACCGTCCAGTTCGGCAACCAATGCCATTGCTCCGGGCATTACCGGAACCCCATAAGATATAATTTGCGCTCCGCTTTTTTCAATTCCTTCGGCGGTAACGTCATCCGGGTCAACTGAAAGCCCGCCGCAAAGGATCATAACTTCGCTGCCTCGGTTTTTCATATCAAGAATGGCTTTGGCAATAATATCTTCATCATCGGGGACAATGGTTTCGCCGATTACGGTAGAACCGTATTTTTCCACTTTTTTACGCATAATATCGGCAAACTTATCTTCGGTTATGCCTTTGTAAACCTCGTTGCCGGTAATAATAACGCCCACTTTTTTGTTAAGGAAAGGCATCACGCTAACTACATGCCCTTTTTCTTTACATAAAGCCTCTAATTTCTGTATGTTTTCTTCGGTTGTAAAGAGCGGAATAATTTTTGTTCCGGCAACAATCGCGTCTTCTTTGCAGGTGACGTTATTGTGCTGGGTGGCGATAATAATATCCGTTATGGAGTGAATCTCATATAAGAGCGGTTTATTGATTTTAATAATGCCGTCAACTGTGGCTTTCATATTGACACGCCCTTGCCGCGGCGCCGTAAACTTGAGGTTTTCTCCGGCAATTGCCGTGGCGATACGCGTTGCCGCTTCTTCTTCATGAACAAAATTCGCATCTTTTTCAATAATATAGATATGTTCTTTCCCCATGCTCAGCAGTTCGGGGATATCTTCCTGTTTAATAACATCTCCGCGACGGAACCTGGGTCCGTCACAAACACCGGGGATTGTTTTAGTCATATCATGGCCGATTACCAGCCCTACAGCGTTTTCGGTTTTTACTTTTTTTAACAACGGCGTACTCCTCAATTTAGAATAGATGCTAATATAAATAGGTTAAACTATTATGCCTTTTTTTACAAGGAGATTAATGCATATACCGCGAAGCGGATTGTATTTATCGGCGGCGGTATCCTAAAATAACAATCGGAAGAAAACCCCGAGGTTTTGAGATGGAGTTTAAAATAAATAACGTAGTTATCGCACTTAAAAAAGGCGATATAACCGCTCAAAAAGCGGATGCCATTGTTAATGCCGCTAACCCCGGTCTGATGGGCGGGGGCGGAGTAGACGGTGCTATCCACCGGGCGGGCGGGGTGGCGATATTAAATGAATGTAAAGAGATTGTTTCCAGGCAAGGCAATTTACCGCCTGGCAAGGCTGTTATTACAACAGCGGGGGATTTAGCGGCAAAATATGTAATCCATACCGTCGGACCGATTTGGTACGGCGGAAATAACAATGAAGAAGCGATTTTAGTAAGCGCCTACACCGAAAGTTTAAAGCTGGCTGAAAAATATGGGCTTGAAACCGTTGCCTTTCCGTCGATTAGCACAGGGGCCTACGGTTATCCCGTTCAGCCGGCAGCGCGGGCGGCAATAACGGCTGTAGCTCGGTTTGCCGCCGAAAATGCATCATCTCTTAAAGAAATAATTTTTGTTTTGTTTAGCGAAGATGTGTATAAAAGTTATACCGAGGCGCTTGGTAAGGAAATTCAAGAGAGGTCTGCGGAAAAGTAATTATTTACCGATTAGCTTGATAATAATATTTATAAAAACGGTAATTACAACACTGATTATAATCCCCGTTGTAATCGGGAAAAAGAATTTAAAGTTGCCCTTGTCAATAAATATATCCCCCGGGAGTTTACCCAAAAGCAGTATTTTGTTCCAAAACATAATGATAATTCCAAGGATTGCAATAAAGATTCCGATAACTATCAAGTATTTACCGATGCTTTCAAGGCTAGACATATCTCTCCGATTGTTTAAAATGATATTTTACCCTACAATTATAGCTGATAACTACAATCCGATTCGATTTATTATTGCAATCTGGATTGATATTGTGATTTATGGTACCTTATTATACTTAAGAAAAGGAATTGTATAAGTGAGAGTAATTGCCGGTGAGGCTAAAGGCTGTACTTTAGTGACGCCTCCGGGGCTTAGAACGCGCCCGGCAACGGAATTGGTAAGGGGAGCAATCTTCTCCGTGCTGTATTCGGTTGCCAATAACTGGAGAAATGTGCTGGATCTTTTTTCCGGCAGCGGCTCGTTGGGAATAGAGGCTTTAAGCAGGGGGGCTGGCTGGGTGGATTTTGTTGAGCAAACACCCCGCTGTTGTGCTATAATAAAGCAGAATCTTGAAAAGACCAAGTTTACCGAGTATGCACGTGTTCATTGTGCGGACGTGGTAAAGGCAATATCTTTTCTGGATAAGGAGTATGATATTATTTTGATGGATCCTCCCTATGCGAGTCCATTAATAAACACCATCATAGAACAACTGGCAAACTCTAAGATTGTCGGGAATGATTCTGTACTCGTTGTTACCCATTCAAAACGTCGCCCCCTTAATACAGAGTATGCGTCCTTGCGCCTCTTTAAGGAGCATCGTCACGGCGATAGTTCCATCGCTTTTTTCAGAAAGGAGCCTTTATCTTGACTGTTGCTATGTATCCGGGGAGTTTTGATCCGATTACCAACGGCCACATTGATGTTGCCCGCAGGGCGGCCGATGTTTTTGATAAGGTTATTCTCGGCATATTCGAAAAACCAACCAAAATTGTTACCTTTACTCTTGAAGAAAGGGTGAATATGGCGAAGGAAGCCTTAAAAGATATTGCGAATATAGAAGTAAAACCCTTTTACGGACTTGCCGTAGATTTTGCCAAGGAAGTTAAAGCCGACGTAATGGTGAGGGGATTAAGGGTCAGCGCTGATTTTGAGCGCGAGTTTGATATGGCGATGATGAATCGCGAACTTTCTCCGGACCTTGAACTGGTTTGCTTTCTGGCAAAACCGAAGTATCAGTTTTTGCGTTCGAGCCTTTTAAAAGAGGTTGCCAGAGTCGGCGGAAACGTTAACGGGCTTGTTCCGGATCATGTCGCCCGTGCCCTAAAAGAAAAAAACGGGGCGAATAAAATACAGTAATTAAGTTTTTTAGTAAAATATAAAATAATAACCAAATTAGGAGGAAACCAATCTAATGGCATTCATGATTAATGAGGACTGTATAAGTTGCGGAGCTTGCGAAGCAGAGTGTCCGAATCAGGCTATTTCCGAAGAGGAAACTACCTATGTCATTGATCCCAACAAGTGTACCGAATGTGTCGGTAGCTACCCCACCCAGCAGTGTGCCGAAATTTGCCCGGTAAGTTCATGCGTTGCCGATCCGAATCACAAAGAAACTCGTGAAGAATTACTTGCCAAGTGGAAG from Dehalococcoidales bacterium harbors:
- the glp gene encoding gephyrin-like molybdotransferase Glp, with the translated sequence MSCSEIDEGKIYTGFGKALAIVGTGCKPVGTEKLPIDLCNNRILAENLHSQLDNPSCDVSLKDGFAVKFEDIATASAKKPVCLNIIGSAFAGNAFNGEVFAKDAVNICSGAPIPQGADTVIAGEFCEITPECVRIIKGAKKGQNILTTGKDIKKGEELAPHGRILLPGDLGLIASAGISAVNVYRKPRVTVIAIGDEVVAPGGHLHPGQLYASNLVTIAAWLDSFAFPCQTAVVKDDKEEIRKKLEEVFATADVILTSGGAWGSERDLIIGIMDELGWQKKFGNVRMGPGKGVSFGLWQNKPVFCLPGGPASNEMAFLQLALPGILKMEGQKRHPLPTVFAKLTKNVISRHRDWAEFKSAVLVYNGEYMVTPYHNRSRLQSIANATCFICIPEGVEKIPAGETIEVQILTPALGGLSIVRRRYAK
- the coaD gene encoding pantetheine-phosphate adenylyltransferase, which encodes MTVAMYPGSFDPITNGHIDVARRAADVFDKVILGIFEKPTKIVTFTLEERVNMAKEALKDIANIEVKPFYGLAVDFAKEVKADVMVRGLRVSADFEREFDMAMMNRELSPDLELVCFLAKPKYQFLRSSLLKEVARVGGNVNGLVPDHVARALKEKNGANKIQ
- a CDS encoding YfhL family 4Fe-4S dicluster ferredoxin, whose product is MAFMINEDCISCGACEAECPNQAISEEETTYVIDPNKCTECVGSYPTQQCAEICPVSSCVADPNHKETREELLAKWKQLHPGETPKEG
- a CDS encoding molybdopterin-binding protein gives rise to the protein MLKKVKTENAVGLVIGHDMTKTIPGVCDGPRFRRGDVIKQEDIPELLSMGKEHIYIIEKDANFVHEEEAATRIATAIAGENLKFTAPRQGRVNMKATVDGIIKINKPLLYEIHSITDIIIATQHNNVTCKEDAIVAGTKIIPLFTTEENIQKLEALCKEKGHVVSVMPFLNKKVGVIITGNEVYKGITEDKFADIMRKKVEKYGSTVIGETIVPDDEDIIAKAILDMKNRGSEVMILCGGLSVDPDDVTAEGIEKSGAQIISYGVPVMPGAMALVAELDGIPIIGAPGAVIFKRTTIIDALLSRMLAGDKITRQDIVELSHGGMCLECDECIFPVCPFAK
- a CDS encoding DUF2905 domain-containing protein — translated: MSSLESIGKYLIVIGIFIAILGIIIMFWNKILLLGKLPGDIFIDKGNFKFFFPITTGIIISVVITVFINIIIKLIGK
- the rsmD gene encoding 16S rRNA (guanine(966)-N(2))-methyltransferase RsmD is translated as MRVIAGEAKGCTLVTPPGLRTRPATELVRGAIFSVLYSVANNWRNVLDLFSGSGSLGIEALSRGAGWVDFVEQTPRCCAIIKQNLEKTKFTEYARVHCADVVKAISFLDKEYDIILMDPPYASPLINTIIEQLANSKIVGNDSVLVVTHSKRRPLNTEYASLRLFKEHRHGDSSIAFFRKEPLS
- a CDS encoding O-acetyl-ADP-ribose deacetylase — encoded protein: MEFKINNVVIALKKGDITAQKADAIVNAANPGLMGGGGVDGAIHRAGGVAILNECKEIVSRQGNLPPGKAVITTAGDLAAKYVIHTVGPIWYGGNNNEEAILVSAYTESLKLAEKYGLETVAFPSISTGAYGYPVQPAARAAITAVARFAAENASSLKEIIFVLFSEDVYKSYTEALGKEIQERSAEK